The following are from one region of the Maribacter aquivivus genome:
- a CDS encoding siderophore-interacting protein, giving the protein MGLMETIIKKVLEKGIILTKTKISDSVYKIRIQSDGIADYDFVPGHFLRLGVGIDQDEISLKDKVRSYSVWDINKENSTIDIAIATHSNGIGAKWVETCKPNDTVYFKWKKGKFLVDDSADSYLMIGDLSALSHLYIINRNLSDNKQIESIIYSENMDDFFPDVNGANPFDFNVMSENPSVEIIQKLNSIIPEMKGETIVYIAGDSRVCVTLTNYFRKELNWSAKQIKTKPFWNPDKKGLE; this is encoded by the coding sequence ATGGGGTTGATGGAAACCATTATTAAAAAGGTTCTTGAAAAAGGAATTATCCTTACAAAAACAAAAATATCAGATTCAGTCTATAAAATACGCATTCAGAGTGATGGCATTGCTGATTATGATTTTGTGCCTGGGCATTTTTTAAGGTTAGGCGTAGGAATCGATCAAGATGAGATTTCTTTAAAAGACAAAGTAAGAAGTTATAGCGTTTGGGATATTAATAAAGAAAATAGTACCATAGATATTGCCATTGCAACTCATAGTAACGGTATAGGGGCTAAATGGGTAGAAACTTGCAAACCCAATGACACGGTATATTTTAAGTGGAAAAAAGGGAAATTTCTTGTTGATGACTCCGCAGATAGTTATTTAATGATCGGCGATCTATCGGCACTTTCACATCTATATATTATTAATCGAAATCTATCGGATAATAAACAAATAGAGAGCATTATCTACAGTGAGAATATGGATGATTTTTTTCCAGATGTAAATGGTGCTAATCCGTTTGATTTTAATGTGATGAGTGAAAATCCATCCGTAGAGATCATCCAAAAATTGAATAGTATAATTCCCGAAATGAAAGGCGAGACAATCGTATACATTGCCGGTGATAGTAGGGTTTGTGTTACATTAACCAATTATTTCAGAAAAGAGTTGAATTGGAGTGCAAAACAAATTAAAACAAAACCATTCTGGAATCCCGATAAAAAGGGGTTGGAATAA